One Bythopirellula goksoeyrii genomic window, GTCTTCTGCCTTATATATCTAATACGCGAAGCGGCTCAGAAGTGAGTCGAAAAATTGCTCAATCTGTTTTCGTGGATGAAAATTTATGGCCGAACTGTACCTTTTGGCGTGCCGACACTTCCACCCGGCAGGGGACTTCGGGCCTTCAGCGTCGCTGCCACTTCAATCTAACCCTAGTCATTGCAACAGTTTAGGCATATCCTAGGTTTTCTAATATATTTCGGTTCAGATTTTGCCGCGCCAACGTATTTGTAATTGAAAAAGGCGTCCGTCTTATCAAATTCGTAGGTTCTTGATTGCCAGGTTTTCTGCTCAATTGTGCCTGCTGCCAATGATTAGATTCCGAATTATGGGGCAGTGGAATCTTGGTTAGGAAATCCTCTAGCGGTGAGGTGGAGTTCGAGAGGATGGTGGCCTGGTGTTGGAGGAGTTGACTTATCAGGCGGAGTTGCGCCGCGATAAATTATGATAGCTACTTTTGAGTTTTTTACTTGTTACTTGTAAATGTGGGGACGACTAATGAGTTCGGTAATCTTTGTCTGCAAACAATTGAAGAAGATGGTGGTAGTCTTGTCGGCTGTCAGTCTCATGGGTGGCGTTGCGAATGCCAACCTCCTTTCGAATGGAGATTTTAATTCACCCAACAGCACTGCTCCTCCAGACTCTTGGAATCTCTGGACGTTCGGTGGCGGATGGGCCAATCATGAATTCCCAATGCTGGTGGATAATGGCCAGGATAATACGGGGAACTACGATGGCTCCTATCAGATGTCTCTCGGCGGCTTCGAGAACGCTGGCGGGGGAGTCTATCAGATCGTAGCGGCCACGGCGGGAACCGAGTATCAGCTTTCAGTGGATGCCGGGGCGCAAGCGTGGTGGCTTCCTACTGGAGAAGTCCGATTGTTTTTCTTGGATGCTGCTGACGCTGAACTGGCGTCAACCGTGATCAAGACTACCGACAGCATCCATGATCCAGACATTTATGACGTAGGCGTTGTCTATCAGCCCTGGAGCCTTTCGGCCACTGCACCTGCCGGAACAACGCAGGCGAAGGTCGAGTTTGCGAATCCGAATGGAACCGGTTCGGCTTGGTTTGATAACGCCTCGCTAACGGTCGTTCCCGAGCCAGCTTCGTTAGCGCTTGCCGGTTTGGCTAGTGTTGCCCTGCTGTGTGGGTCGCGTCGCAGGGATCGGTAAGGGATAGCTAGAGACCTTTCGCGGGAATATCCGCGAAAGGCAAAAGAAATGCTGGTTGGCGGCTCGCCCAATGGGCCGCCAACCGTTTTTGTAGAGTCACCGAAGAGTTTCGGATTCTAAGGCGTTTGTTTGTCAGGCTTGTGTTATGAGAGACCGATTGTGAACCGGGACGATCAACAACAAAGTTGAACTATTACTGAGGATCAAATAATGAAATGTATTATTAGCTGTTTAGCGGTTTGCTTCGTTTTCGTCGTCTCTGACACGGCCCAGGCGGTTACGAATTTACTTACCAATCCCGGGTTCTTCGATCTGGTGCCGGGGGGGGGAGGCGCACCGGGCACGGACT contains:
- a CDS encoding PEP-CTERM sorting domain-containing protein, whose amino-acid sequence is MSSVIFVCKQLKKMVVVLSAVSLMGGVANANLLSNGDFNSPNSTAPPDSWNLWTFGGGWANHEFPMLVDNGQDNTGNYDGSYQMSLGGFENAGGGVYQIVAATAGTEYQLSVDAGAQAWWLPTGEVRLFFLDAADAELASTVIKTTDSIHDPDIYDVGVVYQPWSLSATAPAGTTQAKVEFANPNGTGSAWFDNASLTVVPEPASLALAGLASVALLCGSRRRDR